From the genome of Ornithobacterium rhinotracheale, one region includes:
- a CDS encoding TonB-dependent receptor has translation MRFNFSTKAAIAFTMMCSAGAIAQQGNAQLKGEVTDSNGYPVPGAVVKVVHDATGTVYATETNEQGEFSATQVAGTYTVIVDDAMFPEKVVKGVSLAKGKVKRLAVQLGGESVGLSEVVVVGSGIIDLIKDRQTPIAVSNITKADIELKAGNSDFPELMKNTPSVQVAGQSAGYGESRINVRGFKQDNTAYLLNGQPINGMEDGKVYWSNWSGMSDIANAIQIQRGLGSSKLAISSVGGTVNIITRATDMRPGGLLRFTAGNNGFAKSTVSYSTGMVNNFGVSALFTYWQGNGYNDQTAGSGQTYFLSFGWQPSEKHNLNFLITGAPQWHHQAFSDKISTYLKYGKRYNNNWGYLDGKPFVTRTNYYHKPVANLNWDWKISEKSSLSTVLYASWGRGGGTSPIGSATRDANGLLELDKEYAKNLALKDGIGGYRKGYFLRASVNNHQWYGMVSNFENKINDNWSMNVGFDLRSYTGLHFRQVADFMGLKAYSDTDPKRAAGTNLITKEYPHTPWRILTDYAPEDQRIAWDYGETIQYGGIFGQLEYQSEHLSAYFQGAISRQRHEREDRYQYAKDKQKAEKVANNGYNVKTGLNYKINPKNNLYANMGYYSRQPYHDNIYLNFGNDVNPLTNNEKIFGLEAGYSYTSVPFSFNLNLYRTHWKDKVTATSRLEANQELVYTNNLIAGQLHQGAELDFIAKLARPLSLKGFISYGNWQYKGNTLEKKYNQDLQLLSEKEVEIDGGKVGDSPQFQAGLGATLKATKQLRFDLDWKYNSDLYADVVTKDNIKLPSYNLFDLGVSYEQPITTKQKLQFRLNVNNLFDTTYISELRDAIPVTDKTKPEEVYKGINTANRGYFGYGRTWNFSVAYKF, from the coding sequence ATGAGATTTAATTTCAGCACAAAAGCGGCGATTGCTTTTACGATGATGTGCTCTGCGGGGGCGATTGCTCAGCAGGGGAATGCGCAATTGAAAGGTGAGGTAACGGACTCTAATGGCTATCCTGTGCCTGGCGCAGTGGTTAAGGTGGTGCACGATGCTACGGGCACAGTGTATGCTACTGAGACTAATGAGCAAGGGGAGTTCTCTGCCACGCAAGTGGCGGGTACTTATACCGTGATAGTGGACGATGCTATGTTCCCAGAAAAAGTGGTTAAGGGTGTGAGCCTTGCCAAAGGAAAGGTAAAGCGCTTAGCCGTTCAGCTTGGGGGCGAGAGCGTAGGCCTGAGCGAGGTCGTAGTAGTGGGCTCTGGAATTATTGATTTAATAAAAGATAGGCAGACTCCGATTGCCGTTTCAAATATTACAAAAGCTGATATTGAGCTAAAAGCAGGTAACAGCGATTTCCCAGAATTGATGAAGAACACGCCCTCAGTCCAAGTAGCGGGGCAGTCCGCAGGGTATGGGGAATCTAGAATTAATGTTCGTGGATTCAAGCAGGATAACACCGCTTATTTGCTGAACGGGCAGCCCATCAATGGAATGGAGGATGGCAAAGTGTATTGGAGCAACTGGTCTGGAATGAGTGATATTGCCAATGCGATACAGATTCAGCGAGGTTTAGGCTCCTCAAAGCTAGCCATTTCCTCGGTAGGTGGTACGGTAAACATCATTACCCGCGCCACTGATATGCGCCCAGGGGGCTTGCTTAGGTTCACCGCGGGGAACAATGGCTTTGCCAAATCCACGGTGAGTTACAGCACAGGAATGGTCAATAACTTTGGCGTGAGCGCCCTCTTTACCTACTGGCAAGGAAATGGCTACAATGACCAAACTGCGGGGAGTGGGCAGACTTACTTCCTCTCATTTGGGTGGCAGCCAAGCGAAAAACATAACTTAAACTTCCTGATTACAGGCGCGCCACAGTGGCACCATCAAGCTTTTTCCGATAAAATTTCAACCTATCTAAAATACGGAAAAAGATATAATAACAACTGGGGATATCTTGATGGAAAGCCATTTGTAACAAGAACAAATTACTACCACAAGCCAGTGGCTAACCTTAACTGGGATTGGAAAATATCCGAAAAATCAAGCCTCTCCACTGTGCTGTATGCCTCTTGGGGGCGCGGCGGCGGAACTAGCCCAATTGGCAGCGCTACAAGAGATGCCAACGGATTGCTAGAATTAGATAAAGAATATGCTAAAAACCTAGCCCTTAAAGACGGAATTGGCGGGTACCGAAAAGGCTACTTCCTAAGAGCCAGTGTAAACAATCACCAATGGTATGGAATGGTATCAAACTTTGAAAATAAAATCAATGATAATTGGTCGATGAATGTAGGCTTTGATCTAAGGTCGTACACAGGGCTACATTTCAGACAAGTGGCAGACTTTATGGGGCTTAAAGCTTACTCAGATACCGACCCCAAAAGAGCCGCCGGCACCAATTTAATCACCAAAGAATACCCACACACCCCGTGGCGCATACTCACAGACTATGCCCCAGAAGACCAAAGAATCGCGTGGGACTATGGCGAAACCATACAATATGGCGGAATCTTTGGCCAATTAGAGTACCAATCAGAGCATCTATCAGCCTACTTCCAAGGCGCTATTTCAAGGCAGCGCCACGAGCGTGAAGACCGCTACCAATATGCGAAGGATAAGCAAAAAGCTGAAAAAGTGGCCAACAATGGGTACAATGTGAAAACAGGGCTTAACTATAAAATCAACCCTAAAAATAACCTCTATGCCAATATGGGCTACTACTCCCGCCAGCCGTATCACGATAACATTTATCTAAACTTTGGCAACGATGTAAACCCTTTGACTAATAACGAGAAAATCTTTGGCCTAGAAGCAGGATACTCATACACCAGCGTACCATTTAGCTTTAATTTAAACCTATATAGAACGCACTGGAAAGACAAAGTTACCGCCACCAGCAGGCTCGAAGCCAATCAAGAGCTAGTCTATACCAATAACCTCATCGCAGGGCAATTGCACCAAGGAGCGGAGCTAGACTTTATCGCTAAGCTAGCGCGCCCATTAAGCCTAAAAGGCTTCATCTCTTACGGAAACTGGCAGTATAAAGGAAATACCCTCGAGAAAAAATACAACCAAGACCTCCAGCTCCTTAGCGAAAAAGAGGTAGAAATCGATGGCGGAAAAGTAGGCGATTCCCCTCAATTCCAAGCAGGATTAGGCGCTACGCTCAAAGCCACCAAGCAGCTCAGATTTGATTTGGATTGGAAATACAACAGCGACTTGTATGCTGATGTAGTAACAAAAGATAACATCAAATTGCCATCTTACAATTTGTTTGACTTAGGTGTTTCTTACGAGCAACCAATTACAACTAAGCAAAAACTTCAATTCAGATTAAATGTAAACAACTTGTTTGATACTACTTATATTTCTGAGTTGAGAGATGCAATTCCTGTAACAGATAAGACTAAGCCAGAAGAAGTTTACAAAGGAATCAATACAGCCAATAGAGGCTACTTCGGGTACGGTCGCACATGGAACTTTAGCGTAGCTTACAAATTTTAA
- a CDS encoding asparaginase, producing the protein MAKILLIYTGGTIGMVRDYQTKSLRPFNFSNLLERIPEIKLIEAELDTISLGEPIDSSDMSISHWQSLIHLIDKNYKKYDGFVVLHGTDTMAYTASALSFAFRGLEKPIIFTGSQLPIGDLRTDAKENLISSIHYAALQKEDKPIIKEVCIYFEYKLYRANRTTKKSANHFDAFASPNFPNLGESGVEMELNEQLLLSPTEKYSVNDGFSPEVGLLKIFPGMNHQYLYDCIGNLNLKALVLEAFGSGNVFNDKKFNHILAKRIDEGLNLIVLSQCFSGEVHLGKYSASSALLELGAVSGKDITTEAAITKSMSLLSNCIDRQLFKSEFEKNICGEIK; encoded by the coding sequence TTGGCAAAAATACTTTTAATATACACGGGAGGAACCATAGGAATGGTGCGAGATTATCAAACCAAAAGTCTCCGTCCGTTCAATTTTTCTAACCTCTTAGAGCGTATCCCTGAAATTAAATTAATCGAAGCAGAGTTAGACACCATAAGCCTAGGAGAACCCATAGACTCCTCCGATATGTCTATTTCTCATTGGCAAAGCTTAATTCATCTTATCGATAAAAATTATAAAAAATACGACGGTTTTGTTGTTTTGCATGGCACAGACACGATGGCTTACACAGCCTCGGCATTGAGTTTTGCATTTCGAGGACTAGAAAAGCCCATTATTTTTACGGGCTCACAATTGCCGATAGGAGATTTAAGAACCGATGCCAAAGAGAATTTAATCAGCTCAATTCACTACGCAGCCCTGCAAAAAGAGGATAAACCTATCATTAAAGAAGTCTGCATCTATTTTGAATATAAACTATATAGAGCCAATCGCACGACTAAAAAAAGTGCTAATCATTTCGACGCCTTTGCATCGCCTAACTTTCCCAATTTAGGAGAATCTGGCGTAGAAATGGAGCTAAATGAGCAATTGCTACTTTCTCCTACCGAGAAATACAGCGTGAATGATGGATTCTCTCCCGAAGTTGGCTTATTGAAGATATTTCCAGGAATGAATCATCAATATTTATACGATTGCATAGGAAATCTCAATTTGAAGGCCTTGGTGCTAGAAGCGTTTGGGAGTGGCAATGTTTTTAACGATAAAAAATTTAACCATATTTTGGCTAAAAGAATAGACGAAGGGCTAAATTTAATCGTGTTGAGCCAATGTTTTTCGGGCGAAGTTCATTTAGGAAAATATTCAGCAAGTAGCGCATTACTAGAGCTTGGAGCCGTGAGTGGCAAAGATATCACAACAGAGGCTGCAATAACCAAATCAATGTCATTGTTGAGCAATTGCATTGATAGACAGTTGTTTAAGTCTGAATTTGAAAAAAATATTTGTGGAGAAATAAAATAG
- a CDS encoding MotA/TolQ/ExbB proton channel family protein produces MKKRFSLLAMAGIALTSMQANAAVFAQAAQAADAAPAEESQSPIYVLKEFFVMGGPFWMTLPLICLILGLAFSIERMLYLNAADVNTTKLLSEIEDALNSGGIESAKDVARDRKGPVASIAYQALLRVGDGQPFDDVERSVVGYGGVEVGKLERNLSWIGLFIAIAPMLGFMGTVVGMVMAFQDIAKSGSVQAQDMAGNIQVALLTTLAGLVVAIVLQIFYNYLTAKIDSIVNKMEDASISIMDMLVRYRK; encoded by the coding sequence ATGAAAAAACGATTTTCACTTTTAGCTATGGCCGGAATTGCTTTAACATCAATGCAAGCAAACGCGGCAGTATTTGCACAGGCAGCTCAAGCAGCAGATGCAGCGCCTGCTGAGGAAAGCCAAAGTCCAATTTATGTATTGAAGGAATTCTTCGTAATGGGAGGTCCTTTCTGGATGACTTTACCATTAATCTGTTTGATCTTAGGTTTAGCTTTCTCCATCGAGAGAATGTTATACTTAAACGCAGCTGATGTAAATACTACAAAATTATTATCTGAAATTGAAGATGCATTGAACTCAGGAGGAATTGAAAGTGCTAAAGATGTAGCAAGAGACAGAAAAGGTCCAGTTGCTTCTATCGCATACCAAGCTTTATTAAGAGTAGGTGATGGGCAGCCTTTCGATGATGTAGAACGCTCTGTTGTAGGATACGGAGGAGTAGAGGTAGGAAAATTAGAAAGAAACCTTTCTTGGATTGGATTATTTATCGCGATTGCTCCGATGCTTGGATTCATGGGTACGGTAGTAGGGATGGTAATGGCGTTCCAAGATATCGCAAAAAGTGGTTCAGTACAAGCACAAGACATGGCGGGTAACATCCAGGTAGCGTTATTAACAACCTTAGCAGGTTTGGTGGTAGCTATCGTGTTACAGATTTTCTATAACTACTTAACAGCTAAGATAGATAGCATCGTAAACAAAATGGAAGATGCCTCAATTTCTATCATGGATATGTTAGTTCGTTACAGAAAATAA
- a CDS encoding biopolymer transporter ExbD: MAKKKLPEINASSMADIAFLLLTFFLIASSMEKSEGIQRQLPDMSKDTKDQTIKVEQRNAIEFVANAYGQILYKENPTEVRQINLKEVKELVRRHVDNGGGVDKDGQPCNYCQGERRPDLSAHPSLAIVSVKFDKGTSWKDYMALQGEIEAAYEDLKAAYVKRAYNRDWETLIPNPTKGDDEGDNAIIKDANSKYPKIIAEPKPSDASQ; the protein is encoded by the coding sequence ATGGCAAAGAAAAAATTACCAGAAATTAATGCGAGCTCTATGGCGGACATTGCTTTCTTGCTCTTGACATTCTTCTTGATTGCTTCATCTATGGAGAAATCAGAAGGGATTCAGAGACAGCTTCCTGATATGTCTAAGGATACAAAAGACCAGACAATCAAGGTAGAGCAAAGAAACGCAATAGAATTCGTAGCAAACGCATACGGACAGATTCTTTACAAAGAAAACCCTACAGAGGTAAGACAAATTAATCTTAAGGAAGTTAAAGAATTGGTTAGAAGACATGTTGATAATGGTGGCGGTGTAGATAAAGACGGTCAGCCTTGTAATTACTGTCAAGGAGAGAGAAGACCAGACCTATCTGCTCACCCATCTTTAGCCATCGTCTCTGTGAAATTTGATAAAGGTACCTCTTGGAAAGACTATATGGCACTGCAAGGTGAAATAGAAGCTGCGTATGAGGATCTAAAAGCTGCTTATGTTAAGCGTGCTTATAACAGAGATTGGGAAACATTGATTCCTAATCCTACCAAGGGAGATGACGAAGGAGATAATGCTATTATCAAAGATGCAAACAGCAAGTATCCAAAGATTATTGCTGAACCAAAACCATCTGACGCTTCTCAATAA
- a CDS encoding biopolymer transporter ExbD: MSKFKDNSNKEIPQPSTAALPDIIFMLLFFFMIATSIRQSNYDEYIKIEMPKATALNKILKKDMVAYLYLGQPKNKSKYPQEFLLLLNDKPAQLTDIRGWVGDESSKKNGQDLLDYGLMTQLTIDKNAKVGFVQAIKEQLSYSQAFNVSYAGVKGDPTVN; encoded by the coding sequence ATGAGTAAATTCAAGGATAATAGTAATAAAGAAATCCCTCAGCCATCGACAGCGGCCTTGCCAGATATTATCTTTATGTTGCTTTTCTTCTTTATGATTGCTACCTCCATTAGACAATCTAATTATGACGAGTACATCAAGATAGAGATGCCTAAGGCTACTGCTCTAAACAAGATTTTGAAGAAAGATATGGTTGCTTATCTTTATTTGGGACAGCCTAAAAACAAAAGTAAGTATCCGCAAGAGTTCCTTTTGCTATTGAATGATAAACCAGCTCAGCTTACAGATATTAGAGGATGGGTAGGTGATGAGTCTAGCAAAAAGAATGGACAAGATCTTTTGGATTATGGATTGATGACACAACTTACTATTGATAAAAATGCAAAAGTAGGTTTTGTGCAAGCAATAAAAGAACAGCTCTCTTATTCTCAGGCATTTAATGTGAGTTATGCTGGGGTGAAAGGAGACCCTACTGTGAATTAA
- a CDS encoding group III truncated hemoglobin: protein MNKPDLDTIELVRLMVDKFYTKVRKDELLAPIFEERIDDHWKEHLEKMYKFWQTILHDEHTYYGSPFPPHANMPVEQKHFDRWLELFNQNLNELFEGPLKEEASWRAQKMAQMFMYKIEYLRNQ from the coding sequence ATGAACAAACCAGATCTAGATACAATTGAGCTTGTGAGGCTAATGGTAGATAAATTCTACACAAAAGTGAGAAAAGATGAGTTGCTGGCTCCTATATTTGAAGAAAGAATAGACGACCACTGGAAAGAACATTTGGAGAAAATGTACAAATTCTGGCAAACTATTTTGCATGATGAGCATACTTACTACGGAAGTCCATTCCCGCCACATGCCAATATGCCCGTGGAACAAAAGCATTTCGATCGTTGGCTCGAATTGTTTAACCAAAACTTAAATGAACTGTTTGAAGGTCCTCTAAAAGAAGAAGCCTCTTGGCGAGCCCAAAAGATGGCTCAAATGTTTATGTATAAAATTGAGTATTTAAGAAATCAATAA
- a CDS encoding Rrf2 family transcriptional regulator, with protein sequence MFSKTCEYGIRATIFIATQSLDNKRVRLKEIAKEINTPEAFTAKILQDLAKHDLISSIKGPYGGFEISIEQLKEIKLSQIVDAIDGDKIYNGCGLGFKECNKNNPCPIHDKFKKVRQKLKKMLETTTLYELAIKVENGNAILKL encoded by the coding sequence ATGTTTTCCAAGACCTGCGAGTATGGCATAAGGGCTACCATTTTTATAGCGACTCAATCGCTGGACAACAAAAGGGTACGCCTAAAGGAGATTGCTAAGGAAATAAACACACCAGAGGCTTTTACGGCTAAAATCCTTCAAGATTTAGCCAAGCATGATTTAATTAGTTCTATAAAAGGGCCCTATGGCGGATTTGAAATTTCAATAGAACAATTAAAGGAAATTAAATTAAGCCAAATTGTAGATGCAATAGATGGCGATAAAATCTATAATGGTTGCGGTCTAGGCTTTAAAGAATGTAATAAAAATAACCCTTGCCCTATTCATGACAAGTTTAAAAAGGTGCGCCAAAAACTAAAAAAAATGCTAGAAACTACAACTTTGTATGAATTGGCAATAAAAGTGGAAAACGGAAACGCTATTTTAAAATTATGA
- a CDS encoding endonuclease, with protein sequence MQAFHSIAFYNVENLFDTFDDPKTFDDDFTPEGKKHWTMERYRNKIGKIAKAISEIGKRRIGYPPSIVGLAEVENKTVLCDLLNVSHLKKTPYRYVHFDSLDERGVDVALIYNTEEFLLNHAEPIRPPKFVDKWRRVDYTRDVLYVNGKLHETFMHIFVVHLPSQRHKKINESKRHAIAELIKSRIDYIIENEENPHIVILGDFNTNPDADTLHKFFKATPNYMNQGNLQFFNPMELLMAEKKYTTTHRGDWIFYDQMLFSKAFMNEYDGLNLVDADVFNPYFLQEWKRKYRGIPFRTYVGRKYLGGYSDHFPIYAILKRN encoded by the coding sequence ATGCAAGCATTTCATTCCATCGCATTTTACAATGTCGAAAACCTTTTCGATACTTTTGATGATCCTAAAACTTTTGACGATGATTTTACGCCAGAAGGAAAAAAACATTGGACGATGGAACGATACCGAAATAAAATTGGGAAAATAGCCAAAGCCATTTCAGAAATAGGGAAAAGAAGAATAGGCTATCCGCCCTCTATCGTAGGGCTTGCCGAGGTGGAGAACAAAACCGTTTTGTGCGATTTGCTAAATGTTTCTCATCTCAAGAAAACACCGTATCGTTATGTGCACTTTGATTCGCTTGATGAGCGAGGAGTAGATGTAGCATTGATTTATAATACAGAAGAATTTTTATTAAATCACGCAGAACCCATTCGGCCGCCCAAGTTTGTAGATAAATGGAGGCGGGTAGACTATACAAGAGATGTTTTATATGTCAATGGAAAATTGCACGAGACCTTTATGCATATATTCGTTGTGCATTTGCCCTCTCAGCGTCATAAGAAGATCAACGAGTCTAAAAGGCATGCCATCGCTGAATTGATTAAAAGCCGAATTGATTATATTATAGAAAATGAAGAAAATCCACATATTGTGATTTTAGGCGATTTTAATACCAATCCAGACGCCGACACTTTGCATAAATTCTTTAAGGCTACGCCAAATTATATGAATCAGGGCAATTTGCAATTTTTCAATCCAATGGAATTGCTCATGGCTGAGAAAAAATACACAACTACACATCGCGGAGATTGGATTTTTTATGACCAAATGTTGTTTTCCAAAGCTTTTATGAACGAATATGATGGGCTAAATTTAGTAGACGCCGATGTCTTTAATCCCTATTTCTTGCAGGAGTGGAAGCGAAAATACCGTGGAATACCATTTAGGACTTATGTTGGGCGAAAATACCTAGGAGGCTACAGCGACCATTTTCCCATTTATGCTATATTAAAACGAAATTAA
- the deoC gene encoding deoxyribose-phosphate aldolase: MKALKHYMDSTYLKTPEQSGLSEEQTKQKVIELCEEAIKEGFYAVMIRPEYVSFAKKFLAERNADTKVGTVIGFHEGAYSTEYKLKEAEQAIEDGADDLDFVVNYEAFKKGDLDLVKNEIKECTEVVLKNNRTAKWIIEAAALTDEQIAQITDLIREVVEGNFSGKEQFVFVKSSTGFYPTEGGKPNGATPENIKIMTEHAGKLPVKAAGGVRSAQEAREMIAMGVTRIGTSSAKKICDGESADAEY; the protein is encoded by the coding sequence ATGAAAGCACTGAAACATTACATGGACTCCACTTATTTGAAAACTCCAGAACAATCGGGGTTGAGTGAAGAGCAGACTAAGCAAAAGGTAATTGAATTATGCGAAGAAGCCATTAAAGAAGGTTTTTATGCAGTAATGATTCGCCCAGAATATGTGAGCTTTGCCAAAAAGTTTTTAGCAGAGCGCAATGCAGACACCAAAGTAGGGACAGTGATTGGTTTTCATGAAGGAGCTTACTCTACCGAATATAAATTAAAGGAAGCAGAACAAGCCATTGAAGATGGTGCCGATGATTTAGACTTTGTAGTCAATTACGAAGCCTTTAAAAAAGGAGATTTAGATTTAGTGAAAAACGAAATCAAAGAATGCACAGAAGTTGTGCTAAAAAATAATCGCACTGCCAAATGGATAATCGAAGCTGCCGCGCTTACCGATGAGCAAATTGCTCAAATTACGGATTTAATTCGTGAAGTGGTAGAGGGAAACTTTAGCGGAAAAGAGCAATTCGTATTTGTGAAATCTTCCACAGGATTCTACCCAACCGAAGGCGGAAAACCAAACGGAGCTACGCCAGAAAACATAAAAATCATGACCGAGCACGCGGGCAAATTGCCTGTGAAAGCAGCGGGAGGAGTGCGTAGTGCGCAAGAAGCCCGTGAAATGATTGCCATGGGCGTTACGCGTATTGGCACATCATCTGCCAAGAAAATTTGCGACGGAGAATCAGCCGATGCGGAGTATTAA
- a CDS encoding G-D-S-L family lipolytic protein, with product MKLNYKNIFLSASALILAACSDFDYDVERPNITHGEADFSKYIALGNSLTSGFADGTLYRSAQENSYPAIIAKQMKYAGGGEFTQPLMNDDIGGFADLFQSSGHTAFYGKLELKIVDGSPTPTPSVPKFTLAQTSANGTYNNLGVPGAKSYHLLAKGYGNPSFLAQGKANPYFVRFASEPNASVLSEALVQKPTFFTLWIGNNDVLSYAMSGATGKDQAGNTNVAEYSSNDLSDTQIVVGSIQNLVQALTQSGAKGAVANLPFVEDIPYFTTVPAQPLSPLNSDYAAQIEKLNTFYAALNSVFDALGVPERKITFSPDQASGAVIVDKDLKDLSPQIAAALIQAKIPASEARLLAATFGQTRQSKAGDLLPLTASKTLGKLNNERKALLIKYNISPEKAAQLSMNGLTYPLQDADVLTQKEVANIHERVNEINQGIQAVAKQFDIAYVDMNAEMQKLTKGFKFNGVDYNASFVTGGVFSLDGVHLNSRGYAHTANTFIRAINQQYKASIPLVDINALPGTQIP from the coding sequence ATGAAATTAAATTATAAAAATATATTTTTAAGCGCTAGCGCACTCATCTTGGCAGCGTGTAGCGATTTTGATTACGATGTAGAGAGGCCAAACATTACTCACGGGGAGGCCGATTTCTCAAAATACATTGCATTGGGCAACTCGCTCACCTCTGGCTTTGCTGATGGAACGCTATACCGCTCGGCGCAAGAAAATTCATACCCCGCAATCATTGCCAAGCAAATGAAATATGCAGGCGGTGGCGAATTTACTCAGCCCTTGATGAATGATGATATTGGCGGATTTGCTGACTTATTCCAAAGCAGTGGGCATACCGCTTTTTATGGAAAATTAGAGCTAAAAATCGTTGATGGTAGCCCTACGCCTACACCCTCGGTTCCTAAATTCACTTTGGCACAAACTTCGGCTAACGGGACTTATAACAATCTAGGTGTGCCTGGCGCAAAATCCTATCATCTACTGGCCAAAGGCTATGGAAATCCCAGCTTTTTAGCCCAAGGGAAGGCAAATCCATACTTTGTGCGCTTTGCCAGCGAGCCTAATGCCAGTGTGCTAAGCGAGGCACTTGTTCAAAAACCCACCTTCTTCACCCTGTGGATAGGGAACAATGATGTCCTAAGCTACGCTATGAGTGGCGCCACGGGCAAAGACCAAGCGGGAAACACCAATGTGGCAGAGTATAGCTCAAACGACTTATCTGACACCCAAATCGTGGTGGGCTCCATTCAAAATTTAGTGCAAGCGCTCACGCAATCTGGCGCAAAAGGAGCCGTGGCTAATTTACCTTTTGTAGAGGATATTCCTTATTTCACCACCGTTCCAGCGCAGCCACTAAGTCCGCTAAATAGTGATTATGCCGCGCAAATTGAGAAATTAAACACTTTCTATGCTGCGCTAAACAGCGTATTTGATGCCCTTGGCGTGCCAGAGCGCAAAATCACTTTTAGCCCAGACCAAGCAAGCGGCGCGGTGATTGTAGACAAAGATTTAAAAGACCTAAGCCCGCAAATTGCCGCCGCCTTAATTCAAGCAAAAATACCTGCCAGCGAGGCAAGACTTTTAGCCGCCACCTTCGGGCAAACGCGCCAATCAAAAGCTGGCGACTTGCTCCCTCTCACGGCTAGTAAAACGCTTGGAAAATTGAATAATGAAAGAAAAGCACTTTTGATTAAATACAACATTTCGCCAGAAAAAGCTGCACAACTTTCTATGAACGGGCTTACCTATCCGTTGCAAGATGCCGATGTTTTAACCCAAAAAGAAGTGGCAAATATTCACGAAAGGGTAAACGAAATTAATCAAGGTATACAAGCGGTGGCAAAACAATTCGACATTGCGTATGTAGACATGAATGCCGAAATGCAAAAGCTTACTAAAGGTTTTAAATTCAATGGAGTAGACTACAACGCAAGTTTTGTGACAGGTGGTGTTTTTTCGCTCGATGGAGTGCATTTAAACAGCCGTGGATATGCACATACGGCTAATACATTTATTCGTGCCATCAATCAGCAATATAAGGCAAGTATTCCATTGGTAGATATCAACGCTTTGCCAGGGACACAAATACCTTAA